In Nocardioides sp. InS609-2, a single genomic region encodes these proteins:
- the hypE gene encoding hydrogenase expression/formation protein HypE, whose translation MSNDLDFEGWVCPLPLRDTPTIVMGHGGGGAMSGELIEQLFLPAFGGAARAELGDSAVLEVPAGRLAFSTDSFVVKPMFFPGGCIGDLAVNGTVNDLAMSGATPLYLSTAFILAEGTPITDIGRVAMAIGKAAEVAGVQLVTGDTKVVDSGSGDGIFINTAGIGVIPDGVDISPARAQVGDAVLVSGDIGVHGIAVMSCREGLEFGTTVESDCAPLHGLVADMLATGVDVHVLRDPTRGGVSATLNEIAKASGVGVELVEKDLPIQAEVKDACGLLGLDPLQVANEGKLIAIVAAEDAEEVLAAMRQHPRGAGARRIGTCVAEHPQMVVARTGLGGTRVVDLPIGEQLPRIC comes from the coding sequence ATGAGCAACGACCTGGACTTCGAGGGATGGGTCTGCCCGCTGCCGCTGCGCGACACCCCGACGATCGTGATGGGCCACGGCGGCGGCGGAGCCATGTCCGGCGAGCTGATCGAGCAGCTCTTCCTGCCGGCCTTCGGCGGCGCCGCGCGAGCCGAGCTCGGCGACTCCGCGGTGCTGGAGGTGCCCGCCGGCCGGCTGGCCTTCTCCACCGACTCGTTCGTCGTGAAGCCGATGTTCTTCCCGGGTGGGTGCATCGGGGACCTCGCGGTCAACGGCACCGTCAACGACCTGGCCATGTCGGGGGCGACGCCGCTCTACCTGTCGACCGCGTTCATCTTGGCCGAGGGCACTCCGATTACCGACATCGGTCGCGTCGCGATGGCCATCGGCAAGGCGGCCGAGGTCGCGGGCGTGCAGCTCGTCACGGGCGACACCAAGGTGGTCGACAGCGGGAGTGGCGACGGCATCTTCATCAACACCGCCGGCATCGGCGTGATCCCCGACGGCGTCGACATCTCGCCGGCGCGGGCCCAGGTCGGCGACGCCGTGCTGGTCAGCGGTGACATCGGCGTGCACGGAATCGCGGTGATGAGCTGTCGTGAGGGGCTCGAGTTCGGTACGACGGTGGAGAGCGACTGCGCGCCCCTGCACGGCCTGGTTGCCGACATGCTCGCCACCGGGGTCGACGTACACGTGCTACGTGATCCGACCCGCGGGGGAGTCTCGGCCACCCTCAACGAGATCGCCAAGGCCTCCGGAGTGGGCGTCGAGCTGGTCGAGAAGGACCTGCCGATCCAGGCCGAGGTCAAGGACGCGTGCGGCCTGCTCGGCCTCGACCCGCTCCAGGTCGCCAACGAGGGCAAGCTGATCGCCATCGTGGCGGCCGAGGACGCCGAGGAGGTGCTGGCCGCCATGCGGCAGCACCCGCGCGGTGCCGGTGCGCGCCGGATCGGCACGTGCGTCGCGGAGCACCCGCAGATGGTCGTGGCCCGGACGGGTCTCGGCGGGACCCGCGTCGTGGACCTGCCGATCGGCGAGCAGCTGCCCAGGATCTGCTGA
- a CDS encoding DUF6390 family protein, translated as MSDEGALKFARYAYPPNELGYCGPDRAHDMLVPGAVAEIERRARLFDGAWVYLSFLAGVLGTDDPLSATVVESYWIGSDLLDGVDPAVLVDHLTVAFDGQVGGTWRESAARARAHHSYQVFEVYPWAEMLLRGLPPSPAVSVLDRCRIRSGVVSEVDGEWVTVLTRLLRWDGTALVLSDPTEELARWSVGGQSLLTSPAVGETVALHWDWVCDVLTPDQADRIRRLEAEQRSAVGLGA; from the coding sequence GTGTCGGACGAGGGAGCCCTCAAGTTCGCGCGCTACGCCTACCCGCCCAACGAGCTCGGCTACTGCGGGCCAGACCGCGCCCACGACATGCTCGTGCCCGGCGCGGTGGCCGAGATCGAACGGAGGGCCCGACTGTTCGACGGCGCCTGGGTCTATCTCTCGTTCCTCGCCGGGGTTCTCGGCACCGACGACCCGCTCTCGGCAACGGTGGTCGAGTCCTACTGGATCGGCAGCGACCTGCTCGACGGCGTTGATCCGGCCGTCCTGGTCGACCATCTGACGGTGGCTTTCGACGGGCAGGTCGGCGGGACGTGGCGCGAGTCGGCCGCGCGGGCGCGCGCGCACCACAGCTATCAGGTGTTCGAGGTCTATCCGTGGGCCGAGATGCTGCTCCGTGGTCTTCCCCCCAGCCCGGCCGTGTCGGTGCTGGACCGCTGCCGGATCCGAAGCGGCGTGGTGAGCGAGGTCGACGGCGAGTGGGTGACGGTGCTGACCAGACTCCTGCGCTGGGACGGCACCGCCCTCGTGCTGTCGGACCCGACCGAAGAGCTCGCCCGGTGGTCGGTCGGCGGCCAGAGCCTGCTCACGTCACCGGCTGTCGGCGAGACGGTCGCGCTGCACTGGGACTGGGTGTGCGACGTACTCACGCCTGACCAGGCAGACCGCATCCGGCGCCTCGAGGCCGAGCAGAGGTCTGCCGTGGGGCTCGGTGCATAG
- a CDS encoding VOC family protein, with protein sequence MPLRVHHVVIDAHDLLGLGRFWADALGWQVLSVREREVVVGPSLDAPVGICLMPAGDTKTVKNRLHLDLTTEAADRDAEIERLLALGARRVDVGQTGDESWDVLADPEGNEFCVVRPKVTLVE encoded by the coding sequence ATGCCGCTGCGAGTGCACCACGTCGTCATCGACGCTCACGACCTTCTTGGCCTCGGCCGCTTCTGGGCCGACGCGCTCGGCTGGCAGGTGTTGTCGGTGCGCGAGCGCGAGGTCGTCGTCGGCCCGTCGCTCGACGCGCCGGTGGGCATCTGCCTGATGCCGGCTGGTGACACGAAGACCGTGAAGAACCGGCTGCACCTCGACCTCACCACCGAGGCCGCCGACCGCGATGCCGAGATCGAGCGTCTGCTCGCCCTCGGCGCGCGTCGGGTCGACGTCGGGCAGACCGGCGACGAGTCGTGGGACGTGCTTGCCGACCCGGAGGGCAACGAGTTCTGCGTCGTACGGCCGAAGGTGACGCTCGTGGAGTGA